From Bicyclus anynana chromosome 7, ilBicAnyn1.1, whole genome shotgun sequence, the proteins below share one genomic window:
- the LOC112048557 gene encoding ceramide phosphoethanolamine synthase isoform X2 has product MADEILLQNELNARNAESLSNFPPEAKASRLKPEIWKTAIALGYLFLVTWVTAVVMVIVHDKVPDMKKYPPLPDLFLDNVPHIPWAFDMCEITGSFLMAIWLAVLFFHKHRFIILRRFFALAGTVFLLRCFTMLITSLSVPGSHLKCEPRFYPPADDLTVWGRRLRQAYDIWSGAGMSVRGVRTCGDYMFSGHTVALTLLNFFITEYTSRSLYLLHILTWVMNMFGIFFILAAHEHYSIDVFIAFYITSRLFLYYHTLSNNQALMQTDSSRTRIWFPLLSFFESEVDGIVPNEYEGPVEIVSNLKQWLIQLVIDVKNTSVGTKLQESAVMGEFSVVRLVDGIKRNLSLIEEYKSSRQRLMTLDKNVQAGFLEEFSDSDLGRRNIADLTGDTPFREFSNPPSPIMKKNI; this is encoded by the exons ATGGCAGATGAAATATTG TTGCAGAATGAGTTGAACGCGAGAAATGCAGAGAGTTTATCGAATTTTCCTCCAGAAGCGAAAGCGTCCAGGTTAAAACCTGAAATATGGAAAACAGCGATTGCCTTAG GTTATCTTTTCCTGGTGACCTGGGTGACTGCTGTAGTAATGGTAATTGTCCATGACAAGGTTCCAGATATGAAAAAGTATCCGCCACTGCCAGATCTTTTCCTTGATAATGTGCCCCATATTCCGTGGGCTTTTGATATGTGCGAGATCACAGGATCCTTCCTGATGGCCATTTGGCTTGCTGTGCTCTTCTTCCACAAACACAg GTTCATAATCCTGAGGCGGTTCTTCGCGCTGGCGGGCACGGTGTTCCTGCTGCGGTGCTTCACAATGCTGATCACGTCGCTGTCGGTGCCGGGGTCGCACCTCAAGTGCGAGCCGCGGTTCTACCCGCCCGCCGACGACCTGACGGTGTGGGGCCGCCGCCTGCGCCAGGCGTACGACATCTGGAGCGGCGCCGGCATGTCGGTGCGCGGCGTGCGCACCTGCGGCGACTACATGTTCTCCGGGCACACCGTCGCCTTGACTCTACTCAACTTCTTCATCACTGAAT ACACGTCGCGCAGCCTGTACCTGCTGCACATCCTCACGTGGGTCATGAACATGTTCGGCATCTTCTTCATCCTGGCGGCGCACGAGCACTACTCCATCGACGTGTTTATCGCCTTCTACATCACGTCGCGCCTGTTCCTCTACTACCACACGCTGTCCAACAACCAGGCGCTCATGCAGACCGACTCCTCCAG GACAAGAATATGGTTCCCGCTGCTGTCTTTCTTCGAGTCCGAAGTCGACGGCATCGTTCCGAACGAATACGAGGGACCCGTGGAGATTGTGAGCAACTTGAAGCAGTGGCTGATACAGCTCGTGATAGACGTGAAGAACACTTCAGTGGGCACCAAATTGCAGGAGAGCGCTGTTATGGGCGAGTTCTCCGTCGTGAGGCTCGTCGACGGCATCAAGAGGAACCTCAGCCTGATAGAAGAGTATAAGAGCTCTCGGCAGCGGCTTATGACGCTCGACAAAAACGTCCAAGCAGGCTTTCTAGAAGAATTTTCTGACAGTGATCTCGGTCGCAGGAACATAGCCGATTTGACCGGCGATACCCCCTTTAGAGAATTCAGCAATCCCCCGTCTCccatcatgaaaaaaaatatatga
- the LOC112048570 gene encoding poly [ADP-ribose] polymerase, translated as MADLPYQAEYAKSGRAACKACKQKIDQGTLRIAIMVQSAFHDGKQPNWHHEDCFFKKKSPGSIAEIANFNKLKHDDQTRIKNQLGNPSGIVMPAEKGKKGKASKRENSEKAALSNYSIEYAKSSRATCKHCDIKICKDEVRVSKLGYDPKYGDHPMWHHVNCFAEKKNEFLFLAGGEDIPGFKTLSKDDQQMVKDAIKASAPDDMPVKKLKLEPKDEVDAKQEKDLQKKIEKQNKTFHKFRNGLSDISKQEIEDLLEENSQEIPKGRDECLDHLADILTFGAPKPCPDCKNGQLVLDTFSYKCTGNLSEWSKCRYTTKTPKRKQVKIPKSLKDVPVLKNYKVKCSDRVFEVEPPPTLVVVKKEESQSSVSQLPIPPLKNLQFFIYGKLKAPKEEVKHRILKLGGLVVSKLTDTLAAVVSTKNDVERMPSKMLDIQEQDVEVVDESFLDLIDPKEGSVTKTLELIKENNIAGWGSDPTKRVPQDVIDGKSIQKSGSQYTKSKSAIQKLKIRGGTAVDPDSGVADIAHVYQAPDRTKYTTVLSKTDVVAGKNSYYKLQVLKANTQNKFWLFRSWGRIGTPIGGNKLEDCSTLDMAIKKFEDLYMERTQNPWEMRDDFVKFPEAYYPIDVDYGDEPTANMAIDESCKLAMPIQKLLTRIFDIDTMKKTLLEFELDTEKMPLGKLSKKQIKAGYNVLSELLQHLEKGKINENKIIDATNRFYTLVPHNFGTDNPPLLNNADTIKNKTEMLNNLLEIEIAYSLLKSDNEEDVSPIEAHYRKLKAEISPLDKKSDEFAMIEEYVRNTHAATHSNYTLKVQEVFKVVREGEEKRFKAFKKLHNRRLLWHGSRVTNFAGILSQGLRIAPPEAPVTGYMFGKGIYFADMVSKSANYCCTDKKNNVGLLLLSEVALGNMKECCQAEYVTQLPSGKHSVWGKGRTQPDPAQSRTIAGDVVVPLGKPVTAPANTSLLYNEFIVYDVAQVNVKYLIQMQFNYTY; from the exons ATGGCTGATTTACCGTATCAAGCCGAATATGCAAAATCTGGGAGAGCAGCTTGTAAAGCATGTAAACAAAAAATTGATCAAGGAACTCTACGTATAGCTATAATGGTTCAG TCAGCCTTTCATGATGGCAAACAGCCAAATTGGCACCATGAAGACTGTTTCTTTAAGAAGAAATCTCCAGGTAGCATTGCTGAAATTGCTAACTTCAACAAACTGAAACATGATGATCAAACAAGAATAAAAAACCAGTTAG GAAATCCATCAGGTATAGTAATGCCTGCTGAGAAGGGTAAAAAAGGTAAAGCATCAAAAAGGGAGAACAGTGAAAAGGCAGCACTCTCTAATTATTCGATTGAATATGCCAAATCAAGCCGTGCAACCTGTAAACATTgtgatattaaaatttgtaag GATGAAGTAAGAGTATCAAAACTTGGTTATGATCCTAAGTATGGGGATCACCCAATGTGGCACCATGTTAATTGTTTTGCTGAAAAGAAGAATGAGTTCTTGTTCCTTGCCGGTGGAGAGGACATTCCAGGGTTCAAGACTCTCAGCAAAGATGACCAGCAAATGGTTAAGGATGCAATAAA GGCGAGTGCACCTGATGATATGCcggtaaaaaaactaaaactggaACCAAAAGATGAAGTTGATGCCAAACAAGAGAAAGATTTGCAGAAGAAAAttgaaaagcaaaataaaacattcCACAAATTTCGAAATGGACTTAGTGATATATCCAAACAAGAAATTGAGGATTTActtgaagaaaattctcaagaaaTTCCCAAGGGCCGAGACGAG TGTCTGGACCATTTAGCTGATATATTAACGTTTGGCGCTCCTAAACCCTGTCCTGATTGTAAGAATGGCCAACTGGTTTTGGATACATTTTCTTACAAATGTACAG GTAACTTGAGTGAATGGTCTAAATGTAGATACACGACAAAAACACCTAAACGGAAGCAAGTGAAGATTCCTAAATCGCTTAAAGATGTTCcagttttgaaaaattacaaaGTTAAATGTAGCGATAGAGTGTTTGAGGTCGAACCTCCACCCACCTTGGTTGTAGTGAAGAAAGAGGAATCTCAGAG CTCTGTGTCACAACTCCCCATACCACCACTGAAGAATCTGCAGTTTTTCATTTACGGCAAATTGAAAGCTCCCAAAGAGGAAGTGAAGCACCGCATCTTGAAGTTAGGCGGTCTCGTCGTCAGCAAACTCACAGACACTTTGGCCGCCGTCGTCAGCACCAAGAACGATGTGGAGAGGATGCCTAGCAAGATGCTGGATATACAGGAACAAGATGTAGAG gttGTTGATGAATCATTCTTGGATTTGATTGATCCTAAAGAAGGCAGTGTCACCAAAACACTTGAgcttataaaagaaaacaacatTGCTGGATGGGGATCTGAC ccaACAAAACGCGTACCGCAAGACGTCATAGACGGAAAGTCGATACAAAAATCTGGTAGTCagtatacaaaatcaaaatctgcAATCCAGAAACTTAAAATACGAG GTGGTACCGCAGTGGACCCTGACTCGGGAGTGGCGGACATCGCCCACGTGTACCAAGCGCCGGACCGCACCAAGTACACCACAGTGCTGTCTAAGACCGACGTGGTCGCGGGGAAGAACTCCTACTATAAGCTGCAAGTGCTAAAGGCCAATACACAAAACAA GTTTTGGCTGTTCAGATCTTGGGGAAGAATTGGCACTCCCATCGGTGGAAATAAACTTGAGGATTGCAGCACCCTGGACATGGCCATCAAGAAATTCGAGGACTTATACATGGAGCGCACACAAAACCCATGGGAAATGAGGGATGACTTTGTAAAG TTCCCAGAGGCGTACTATCCCATCGACGTGGACTATGGCGACGAGCCGACTGCCAACATGGCCATCGACGAGAGCTGCAAGCTCGCCATGCCCATACAGAAGCTCCTAACGAGGATCTTTGATATCGACACCATGAAAAAAACGCTTCTAGAATTTGag CTTGACACTGAGAAGATGCCTCTGGGAAAACTGTCCAAGAAGCAAATAAAAGCTGGATACAATGTGCTGTCAGAATTACTCCAACATCTGGAAAAAGGGAAAATAAATGAGAACAAAATCATTGACGCCACAAACAG GTTCTACACGTTGGTGCCACACAACTTTGGCACAGATAACCCTCCGCTACTAAATAATGCTGataccattaaaaataaaactgaaatgcTGAACAACTTGTTGGAAATTGAAATTGCTTACAGTCTTCTTAAATCAG ATAACGAAGAAGATGTCAGTCCAATCGAAGCGCACTACCGCAAACTGAAGGCGGAGATCAGTCCGTTGGACAAGAAGTCTGACGAGTTTGCGATGATTGAGGAGTATGTGAGGAACACGCACGCTGCCACACATTCTAACTATACGCTCAAAGTGCAAGAG GTATTTAAGGTGGTCCGTGAAGGAGAAGAGAAGAGATTCAAAGCATTTAAGAAGCTTCACAACAGAAGGCTCTTGTGGCACGGCTCAAGAGTTACCAACTTTGCTGGTATACTTTCACAAG GTTTAAGAATTGCCCCACCGGAAGCTCCTGTGACTGGCTACATGTTTGGCAAAGGCATCTACTTTGCGGACATGGTGTCCAAGTCTGCCAACTATTGCTGCACTGACAAGAAGAACAACGTCGGCTTGCTGCTGTTGAGTGAAGTGGCTCTCGGGAACAT GAAGGAGTGCTGCCAGGCGGAGTACGTGACGCAGCTGCCGAGCGGCAAGCACTCGGTGTGGGGCAAGGGGCGCACGCAGCCCGACCCCGCGCAGAGCCGCACCATCGCCGGCGACGTGGTGGTGCCGCTCGGCAAGCCCGTCACCGCGCCCGCCAACACGTCGCTGCTCTACAACGA ATTCATCGTGTACGACGTTGCACAAGTGAACGTGAAATACTTAATACAGATGCAGTTTAACTATACATACTAA
- the LOC112048557 gene encoding sphingomyelin synthase-related protein 1 isoform X1 — MDMDIIKWSNKEVLELLHKEKISSFITDICKVQDIDGQCLLSFVDRDFYEYPFDQLKLGERKRFILLVKKLQRNNRNAMFELGLCEDQTLNNSATNINFVGTNLSHLSYKLHKQLQNELNARNAESLSNFPPEAKASRLKPEIWKTAIALGYLFLVTWVTAVVMVIVHDKVPDMKKYPPLPDLFLDNVPHIPWAFDMCEITGSFLMAIWLAVLFFHKHRFIILRRFFALAGTVFLLRCFTMLITSLSVPGSHLKCEPRFYPPADDLTVWGRRLRQAYDIWSGAGMSVRGVRTCGDYMFSGHTVALTLLNFFITEYTSRSLYLLHILTWVMNMFGIFFILAAHEHYSIDVFIAFYITSRLFLYYHTLSNNQALMQTDSSRTRIWFPLLSFFESEVDGIVPNEYEGPVEIVSNLKQWLIQLVIDVKNTSVGTKLQESAVMGEFSVVRLVDGIKRNLSLIEEYKSSRQRLMTLDKNVQAGFLEEFSDSDLGRRNIADLTGDTPFREFSNPPSPIMKKNI, encoded by the exons atGGATATGGATATCATAAAGTGGAGTAACAAAGAAGTTTTAGAGTTATTACATAAAGAGAAGATTTCCAGCTTCATAACAGATATATGCAAGGTACAAGACATCGATGGACAGTGTTTGCTTTCCTTTGTCGACCGTGATTTCTACGAGTATCCCTTCGATCAGCTGAAACTAGGTGAACGGAAGAGATTTATCTTGTTagtgaaaaaattacaaaggaacAATCGAAATGCGATGTTTGAACTCGGACTATGCGAGGACCAAACACTAAATAATTCTGCCACTAATATAAATTTCGTTGGCACCAATTTATCTCACCTAAGTTATAAGCTACATAAACAGTTGCAGAATGAGTTGAACGCGAGAAATGCAGAGAGTTTATCGAATTTTCCTCCAGAAGCGAAAGCGTCCAGGTTAAAACCTGAAATATGGAAAACAGCGATTGCCTTAG GTTATCTTTTCCTGGTGACCTGGGTGACTGCTGTAGTAATGGTAATTGTCCATGACAAGGTTCCAGATATGAAAAAGTATCCGCCACTGCCAGATCTTTTCCTTGATAATGTGCCCCATATTCCGTGGGCTTTTGATATGTGCGAGATCACAGGATCCTTCCTGATGGCCATTTGGCTTGCTGTGCTCTTCTTCCACAAACACAg GTTCATAATCCTGAGGCGGTTCTTCGCGCTGGCGGGCACGGTGTTCCTGCTGCGGTGCTTCACAATGCTGATCACGTCGCTGTCGGTGCCGGGGTCGCACCTCAAGTGCGAGCCGCGGTTCTACCCGCCCGCCGACGACCTGACGGTGTGGGGCCGCCGCCTGCGCCAGGCGTACGACATCTGGAGCGGCGCCGGCATGTCGGTGCGCGGCGTGCGCACCTGCGGCGACTACATGTTCTCCGGGCACACCGTCGCCTTGACTCTACTCAACTTCTTCATCACTGAAT ACACGTCGCGCAGCCTGTACCTGCTGCACATCCTCACGTGGGTCATGAACATGTTCGGCATCTTCTTCATCCTGGCGGCGCACGAGCACTACTCCATCGACGTGTTTATCGCCTTCTACATCACGTCGCGCCTGTTCCTCTACTACCACACGCTGTCCAACAACCAGGCGCTCATGCAGACCGACTCCTCCAG GACAAGAATATGGTTCCCGCTGCTGTCTTTCTTCGAGTCCGAAGTCGACGGCATCGTTCCGAACGAATACGAGGGACCCGTGGAGATTGTGAGCAACTTGAAGCAGTGGCTGATACAGCTCGTGATAGACGTGAAGAACACTTCAGTGGGCACCAAATTGCAGGAGAGCGCTGTTATGGGCGAGTTCTCCGTCGTGAGGCTCGTCGACGGCATCAAGAGGAACCTCAGCCTGATAGAAGAGTATAAGAGCTCTCGGCAGCGGCTTATGACGCTCGACAAAAACGTCCAAGCAGGCTTTCTAGAAGAATTTTCTGACAGTGATCTCGGTCGCAGGAACATAGCCGATTTGACCGGCGATACCCCCTTTAGAGAATTCAGCAATCCCCCGTCTCccatcatgaaaaaaaatatatga